The DNA window GAAAACCACATCAGAGGTTGAcagaagaagagaacagaagcaaaagaaaaagaaaagggaaaaggtaaGAAAGTATCACAGGGCATAGATATTTCTAAAATCCATCAAAGATGGGTTAGAGCATAGAgcttagagggcatctagtccaaggctcatatttgatagatgagaaaactgaaatggaTTGGTTGTCATTTATGCAAGTGGCattgctgggatttgaactcatgacttttCCCGCAGGATTCCTTTTTAGTCCCCCACACTCCTACTGCATGGCAGTCTGCCCCAAGATCCTTTCTCTGCCCTAAGGCCAAAAGAGTCAGGGCTCTCTCATTTTTAGTGGTTTGTTTCATATATCAATTGTCCTTCACAGAAAATTTTGTGAGACCAGAGATTtacccagacttttttttttaaatgtttagagacactagggggaaaaaacaaaactaggtggatcagtggatagaatgcaggaaTTAAGAAACAGGAAGACTTGTGATTGATGGCTGCCTCATACATTTTCAAGCTGTGTTACTGTGGGCAGGGAATTtaatttctcagcctcagtttccccttctgtaaaatgaagattatagcATCTATTTCAGGGTTGTGAGGtttgagataacatatgtaaagttcttagcaaaTGTTAATTTGATGTGTAAGTGCTCactattattctttaaatgtacaaatatatatgcatgcatatataaaataatgaaatccataaaagaaacaaaatttctatgtatagatgtgtatatattgCCAAGTCAAGTTGATAGATTTCCTATAGACTAAAAAGCAATCTTTCTAATAATGACTGGAAAAAAGTTTGTCTTCTCAGTTCACACCTCACACAATAGGGATTCCATCTTGGAGGTTTTGAGGGGATGGGGATTTCTTTGGTTGACTTTCCAGGTGCTTTGGGCATTAACTGTTAACAGATACCATGGGAGAGAGCACTGGAATAAAAGCGAACCTTTGAGCTGCGTGATCACATAACATCTCTCTCCTCTTGACAAAGATAAGCTCCTCAAAGGTAAAGAACTAGAAGGTCGAAgagaaattttattaaataagcAGTTAAGGCATTCACATGTGTCATAGAGATCTTTAGAAGATTTGCCCAGACTATTAATTAATTGCTTTGAAATTAGTTGCAAAAGTGTTTCTGAATGAGATAGCTATCTTCTGAATAAGCATGAGAAGATTTGTAATTCATAGTATCAATGGAAAAGTTCATAATTAATTAAAGATAGCAACTGGTAGATTTCTTAAGGTATTAGTTCGATGCATCTTTTATCTTAAGGAAAGAATTATAGATTTCAATAACACCAAAAATACACAAGCTAATGAAAATTCTGCAAGGTTCAGAGACCAGAATCATGAGCAGCAACAATGGGTTCCAGCCTGCAGCAGTGCAGCTCTGTTATGAGAATATCAATGGGtcctgcattcagactccctaCTCCCTGGGACCCCAAATCATCCTCTACATGGCCTTTGGCTCTGGGGCTGTACTGGCAGTATTTGGAAACTTCCTGGTAATGATTTCTATCTTTCACTTCAAGCAGCTGCACTCTCCAGCCAATTTTCTCATTGCCTCCTTGGCTTATGCTGACTTTTTGGTGGGAGCCACTGTGATGCCCTTCAGCATGGTGAGGTCGGTGGAGAGTTGTTGGTATTTTGGGAAGAGATATTGTAAAGTTCACTGTTATTTTGATGGATCATTTTGTTATTCTTCCATTTTTCACTTGTGCTTCATCTCCATTGATAGATACATTGCTGTCACTGACCCTCTGATCTATCCAACCAAAGTCACTTTGAATGTTTCCTTAGTGTGCATCACAGTCTCATGGCTTCTTGCTATTACTTACGTCTTTTCAATTCTTTCCACTGGTGTCAATGACGATGGGCTGGAGGAATTAGTAAGTGCCCTCAAGTGTGTGGGAGGCTGTCAGACTGCTATGAATCAAACCTGGTCATTGGTAGGTTTTCTATTGTTCTTCATCCCCACTCTGGTTATGGTTATTCTTTACTTTAAGATTTTTCTAATAGCTAAACAACAGGCTAGAAGGATTGAAAACACAAGTAGCAAAGGGGAATCTTCATCCTCAGATAGTTACAAAGCCAGAGTGtccaagagggagagaaaagcagCAAAAACACTGGGCATTGCTGTGATTGCATTTGTAATTTCATGGTTCCCCTATTTTGTTGAAACAATAATTGATGCTTTCCTAGGCTTCATCAccccaacatatatttatgaaatttTAGTTTGGTTTGCCTATTATAATTCAGCCATGAACCCTCTGATTTATGCTTTCTTTTACCCTTGGTTTAGaagagctgttaaactgattgtCACTGGGAAAGTCTTCAGAGGTCACACTTCAACAATAGATTTGTTTTCTGAACAGGCAAAGGCTTCCAATGGAAGAAGTTAAAATTTACTTGAAAGaaatctattggggcagctaggtggcgcagtggatagagcaccggccctggattcaggagtacctgagttcaaatccagcctcagacacttaacacttactagctgtgtgaccttgggcaagtcacttaaccccaattgcctcactaaaaaaaaaaaaaaaaaagaaagaaatctattatcaaacagtggaaaaacctaaGATGAAGGacttttttaatatgtaaaaaatTTGTTGCTCTTTACATGAGACACAAACCTCCAATTTCAGTTCAATAAATTCATTTGGTAAAA is part of the Dromiciops gliroides isolate mDroGli1 chromosome 4, mDroGli1.pri, whole genome shotgun sequence genome and encodes:
- the LOC122755136 gene encoding trace amine-associated receptor 8b-like; translation: MKILQGSETRIMSSNNGFQPAAVQLCYENINGSCIQTPYSLGPQIILYMAFGSGAVLAVFGNFLVMISIFHFKQLHSPANFLIASLAYADFLVGATVMPFSMVRSVESCWYFGKRYCKVHCYFDGSFCYSSIFHLCFISIDRYIAVTDPLIYPTKVTLNVSLVCITVSWLLAITYVFSILSTGVNDDGLEELVSALKCVGGCQTAMNQTWSLVGFLLFFIPTLVMVILYFKIFLIAKQQARRIENTSSKGESSSSDSYKARVSKRERKAAKTLGIAVIAFVISWFPYFVETIIDAFLGFITPTYIYEILVWFAYYNSAMNPLIYAFFYPWFRRAVKLIVTGKVFRGHTSTIDLFSEQAKASNGRS